The following coding sequences are from one Terriglobia bacterium window:
- a CDS encoding GIY-YIG nuclease family protein has translation MIESMDPLFAPYIESLHSKLQELIAAAPITPLNVPRSTCKKGVYLLSEGDQDHYVGRSNHIRKRLSRHCSPGATHRMAAFAFRLAREKTGNIKATYKKGHGSRSALMEDPTFLAAFEEAKDRIAKMSVRYVEETDPIKQALLEIYVAVVRRTRYNDFDNH, from the coding sequence GTGATCGAATCAATGGACCCACTCTTCGCCCCTTATATCGAGAGTCTGCATTCAAAATTGCAGGAGTTGATCGCTGCAGCGCCCATCACGCCGTTGAACGTGCCTCGCAGTACATGTAAGAAAGGTGTTTATTTACTCTCCGAAGGAGACCAAGATCATTACGTTGGACGCAGCAACCACATCAGGAAGAGGTTATCGCGCCATTGCAGTCCCGGTGCGACGCATCGCATGGCAGCATTTGCGTTTCGCCTAGCAAGGGAAAAAACGGGCAATATAAAGGCGACTTACAAGAAGGGGCACGGATCCAGATCAGCTCTAATGGAAGATCCCACCTTCCTGGCCGCTTTCGAGGAAGCCAAAGACCGCATCGCCAAGATGAGCGTCCGTTATGTAGAGGAGACTGATCCCATCAAGCAAGCGCTCTTGGAGATTTATGTTGCGGTCGTCCGGCGGACTCGGTACAACGACTTTGACAACCACTAG
- a CDS encoding YciI family protein, whose protein sequence is MKYLLLIYGNEAHWDTLQDAERMKIYKEFMDFSADLKKNGKYVGGNELKPIATATTVRVRDGKRAVTDGPFAETKEQLGGYYLVDAKDLDEALGLAARIPSVRWGSIEVRPINPHDDM, encoded by the coding sequence ATGAAATATCTTTTGCTCATCTACGGCAATGAAGCCCACTGGGACACGCTGCAGGACGCCGAACGCATGAAAATTTACAAAGAGTTCATGGACTTCTCCGCCGACTTGAAGAAGAACGGCAAGTACGTCGGCGGCAATGAACTGAAGCCCATCGCCACCGCGACTACCGTCCGCGTGCGCGACGGCAAGCGCGCCGTCACCGATGGCCCGTTCGCCGAGACCAAAGAGCAACTGGGCGGCTACTACCTGGTGGACGCCAAAGACCTGGACGAAGCGCTGGGCCTGGCCGCGCGGATTCCGTCAGTACGCTGGGGATCCATTGAAGTCCGGCCCATCAACCCACACGACGACATGTAA
- a CDS encoding RNA polymerase sigma factor: MNIEQIYRDEWGRVLASVIRLVGSFDLAEESVQEAFAAAVEQWPREGPPQNPRAWLISTARHKAIDHLRRARRVELQDAEDLARLAEAQPVHGAETTIDEGPMRDERLSLIFTCCHPALAQESQVALTLRTLCGLTTEEIARAFLVPLPTMAQRLVRTKQKIRAAQIPYRVPDKRDLPDRLDAVMLVIYLVFNEGYAASSGDSLVRRELCQEAIRLGRILCELLPEDPGPRALLALMLLHDSRRAARTGPGNELITLEEQDRSLWDQDEIREGMALAESALRAGNHEEYALQAAIASLHAQAATVSDTDWPQIARLYDLLWQTHPSPVVELNRAAAIAMAFGPQQGLCLLDDLQSRGELAGYYLLPAARADLLRRDGQWTEAAASYRAALNLVKSATEKQYLERRLREVEGRLSNG, from the coding sequence ATGAACATCGAGCAGATCTATCGCGACGAATGGGGACGCGTGCTGGCCAGCGTCATACGCCTGGTAGGCAGCTTTGATCTGGCGGAAGAATCCGTGCAGGAAGCTTTCGCCGCCGCGGTGGAACAATGGCCGCGCGAGGGCCCGCCGCAAAACCCGCGTGCCTGGCTGATCAGCACGGCGCGGCACAAGGCGATTGACCATCTCCGCCGCGCCCGCCGCGTGGAGTTGCAGGATGCAGAAGACCTTGCGCGACTGGCGGAAGCTCAGCCGGTTCACGGCGCGGAGACCACCATAGACGAAGGACCCATGCGCGACGAACGCCTCAGCCTGATCTTTACCTGCTGCCATCCGGCGCTGGCGCAGGAGTCGCAAGTGGCGCTTACGCTGCGCACGCTGTGCGGGCTCACCACGGAAGAGATCGCGCGCGCGTTTCTCGTCCCGTTGCCCACCATGGCGCAGCGGCTGGTGCGCACCAAGCAGAAAATCCGCGCGGCGCAGATTCCGTACCGCGTGCCGGACAAGCGCGACCTGCCCGACCGCCTGGACGCGGTGATGCTAGTCATCTATCTGGTGTTCAATGAGGGTTACGCCGCCAGTTCGGGCGACAGCCTGGTGCGTCGCGAGCTCTGCCAGGAAGCCATCCGCCTGGGACGCATCTTGTGCGAACTTCTGCCGGAGGATCCCGGCCCCCGCGCTTTACTGGCTCTGATGCTGCTGCATGATTCGCGACGCGCCGCCCGCACCGGCCCCGGCAACGAATTGATCACGCTGGAGGAACAAGACCGCTCGCTGTGGGACCAGGATGAAATTCGCGAAGGCATGGCCCTGGCCGAATCCGCGCTGCGTGCCGGAAATCATGAGGAATACGCATTGCAGGCCGCGATTGCGTCATTGCATGCGCAGGCGGCCACCGTCAGCGACACCGATTGGCCGCAGATCGCGCGCCTCTACGACCTGCTGTGGCAAACGCATCCTTCGCCTGTAGTGGAACTGAACCGCGCAGCGGCCATCGCCATGGCATTTGGACCGCAGCAGGGACTGTGCCTGCTAGACGATTTGCAGTCGCGCGGCGAACTCGCTGGCTACTATCTTCTTCCTGCCGCGCGCGCTGACTTGCTCCGCCGCGACGGCCAGTGGACCGAAGCCGCCGCGTCTTACCGCGCCGCTCTCAACCTGGTAAAGAGCGCAACCGAGAAGCAGTATCTTGAACGGCGGCTGCGCGAGGTGGAAGGCCGATTGAGCAATGGCTGA
- a CDS encoding c-type cytochrome encodes MRTKLIVALICVFVVAFSLPALAPVQYQLKHKHVLGGDGGWDYLTYDPAGKRLFISRGTHVMVVDPEKGTVLGDIPDTAGVHGIALAPDLGKGFTSNGRDNTVTVFDLKTLKETAKIKTEGGENPDAIMYDAFSKRVFAFNGRSKNATVIDAVTDKLVGNIPLNGKPEFAVADGKGLVFVNIEDTSELTSINAAKAAVAHTWKITGCEEPSGLDMDVTHRRLFAGCHNKVMAVINADDGKVVATVPIGEGVDANAFDPGTQLAFSSNGDGTLTVVHEDSPDKYTVVQNAETQKFARTMALDTNNHNVYLVTAEIEIVPPAKEGDRPSRKMKPGTFTLLVMAEADAAKPAAPPKKTADAKPAEPAKKASTAPQAAAAVASPESAALYKSKCQICHGADGKGSAAGQKMGAKDFHAPEVAKQSDAELFDAVKKGKGKMTAFAGKLTDDQIKGLIAYIRTLK; translated from the coding sequence ATGCGCACCAAACTGATTGTCGCCCTGATCTGTGTTTTCGTCGTTGCATTCTCACTCCCCGCGCTGGCGCCCGTACAGTACCAGCTCAAACACAAGCACGTCCTCGGCGGCGACGGCGGCTGGGACTACCTGACCTACGATCCCGCCGGCAAACGGCTGTTCATCTCGCGCGGCACGCACGTCATGGTCGTGGACCCGGAGAAGGGAACCGTGCTTGGCGATATCCCGGACACCGCCGGAGTCCATGGTATCGCGCTGGCGCCGGACCTGGGCAAGGGCTTCACCAGCAACGGCCGCGACAACACCGTCACCGTGTTTGACCTGAAGACTCTCAAAGAGACGGCTAAGATCAAAACTGAAGGCGGCGAAAATCCTGACGCCATCATGTATGACGCGTTCTCCAAACGCGTGTTCGCCTTCAACGGCCGCAGCAAGAACGCCACGGTGATTGACGCCGTGACTGACAAACTTGTCGGCAACATCCCGCTGAACGGCAAGCCGGAGTTCGCCGTCGCCGACGGCAAAGGCCTGGTCTTCGTCAACATTGAAGACACCTCAGAACTCACCAGCATTAACGCCGCCAAGGCTGCTGTGGCCCACACCTGGAAGATAACCGGCTGTGAAGAGCCGTCCGGTCTGGACATGGACGTGACACACCGGCGCCTGTTTGCCGGCTGCCACAACAAAGTTATGGCCGTGATTAACGCTGACGACGGCAAAGTGGTGGCCACGGTGCCCATTGGTGAGGGCGTGGACGCCAACGCGTTTGATCCCGGCACGCAGCTCGCTTTCAGCTCCAATGGCGACGGCACGCTGACCGTGGTTCACGAAGACTCGCCGGACAAATACACCGTGGTGCAGAACGCGGAGACCCAGAAGTTCGCACGCACCATGGCGCTGGACACGAACAATCACAACGTCTATCTGGTCACCGCGGAGATTGAAATCGTGCCGCCGGCCAAGGAAGGTGACCGTCCGAGCCGCAAGATGAAGCCGGGGACGTTTACCTTGCTGGTGATGGCAGAAGCGGACGCGGCCAAGCCCGCAGCCCCGCCGAAGAAAACAGCCGACGCCAAACCCGCTGAGCCGGCCAAGAAAGCGTCCACGGCTCCCCAAGCCGCTGCCGCCGTAGCGTCCCCAGAATCGGCAGCGCTCTACAAATCCAAGTGCCAGATATGTCACGGCGCTGACGGCAAAGGCAGCGCAGCCGGCCAGAAAATGGGCGCGAAGGACTTTCATGCGCCGGAAGTCGCCAAGCAATCTGACGCCGAGCTTTTTGACGCCGTAAAAAAAGGCAAAGGGAAAATGACGGCCTTCGCCGGCAAGCTGACCGACGACCAGATCAAAGGCCTGATCGCCTACATCCGCACCTTGAAGTAG
- a CDS encoding YwiC-like family protein — MRAHSLPQTNRTSTASVLTFPPTQMQKLLLPREHGSWGLWALPLISGAMVGWISGKGQTPASLVLFWFCLAAACAFLVYQPLEVLLDLSPLKARSKTERRLAWSWVFAATAVGMLSMVELVRLGRGRVLLFATLGLACFGVRWLFGKTRALREGKQIVGALGLTSAAAGAYYVTTGRIDATALLLWGASWLFASGQIEFVQLCISTASAKSRLEKFAAGRKVFYLHLLLVVASIAAAEAGLVSILMGIAFIPAMLRLIAWGAARPHKINFHVLGFAELSQSFLFSGLLVAAFVIRG, encoded by the coding sequence ATGCGCGCACACAGCCTGCCCCAAACCAACCGGACGAGCACAGCCAGCGTCTTGACTTTCCCGCCCACGCAAATGCAGAAGCTCCTGTTGCCCAGGGAGCACGGATCGTGGGGCCTGTGGGCCTTGCCGTTGATCAGCGGGGCGATGGTGGGCTGGATTTCAGGAAAGGGACAGACGCCGGCATCATTGGTCCTGTTCTGGTTCTGTCTGGCCGCAGCATGCGCCTTCCTGGTCTATCAGCCGCTGGAGGTGTTGCTGGATTTGTCTCCGCTGAAAGCGCGTTCCAAAACCGAGCGACGGCTGGCATGGTCGTGGGTATTCGCAGCAACGGCTGTGGGAATGCTGAGCATGGTCGAGTTGGTTCGCTTGGGCCGCGGGCGCGTGCTGCTGTTCGCTACGTTGGGGCTGGCGTGCTTCGGCGTGCGTTGGCTGTTCGGCAAGACGCGCGCGTTGCGCGAGGGCAAGCAGATCGTGGGCGCGTTGGGCCTCACTTCCGCGGCGGCGGGCGCTTACTACGTGACCACCGGCAGAATTGACGCCACGGCGCTGCTGCTCTGGGGCGCCAGCTGGCTCTTTGCGTCGGGCCAAATTGAGTTTGTGCAGCTCTGCATCAGCACGGCGTCCGCCAAATCGCGCCTGGAAAAGTTCGCGGCAGGGCGCAAAGTCTTTTATCTGCACCTGCTCCTGGTGGTGGCTTCGATTGCCGCCGCCGAGGCGGGACTGGTTTCCATCCTGATGGGCATCGCGTTCATCCCCGCGATGTTGCGGTTGATCGCATGGGGCGCGGCGCGTCCGCACAAAATTAATTTCCACGTGCTGGGTTTCGCCGAGTTGTCCCAGAGTTTCCTGTTCAGCGGACTGCTGGTGGCGGCGTTTGTGATTCGCGGATAG
- the queG gene encoding tRNA epoxyqueuosine(34) reductase QueG, translated as MGHPVPQVLRRGSQKAGDLDRHPFLSRILQSFPDLAPPVLSISTSSFSPSPQILDNGAVISREQLAHTAKQAAAQAGFELAGVAPVGEDDFPELQAFVEWIEAGNAGEMTYLEKRGENGELRRASARNAAPWARSVIVCALNYNTQRPYSTQVHDQQRGWISRYAWGAKDYHDALMPRLLQVEAAIKSAATEHGLDVQARSYVDTGPIVERVYAKYAGVGWIGKNTCIIHQKLGSWLFLGVILTSLELAADVPAADCCGSCTRCMDACPTEAIIAPGKLDARRCIAYLTIEKRGEIPRELRAGMGHHVFGCDICQDVCPWNNKSGNAPPTSLPEFQAREKVFHPELKSLAQMDEAGFREVLRGSPVKRAKYAGLRRNVAVAMGNSGNKQFIPDLERMAAGADPVVAEHARWAIKKLSS; from the coding sequence ATGGGACATCCTGTACCGCAAGTATTACGGCGAGGAAGTCAAAAAGCTGGGGATCTAGACCGCCATCCATTCTTATCCAGGATCCTTCAGTCTTTCCCAGACCTTGCTCCACCCGTCTTATCTATCTCGACCTCAAGTTTCTCGCCTTCCCCACAAATCCTAGATAATGGTGCGGTGATCTCGCGCGAACAACTCGCCCACACGGCCAAGCAGGCCGCTGCCCAAGCCGGATTTGAGCTGGCCGGAGTTGCGCCGGTTGGCGAAGACGATTTCCCCGAGTTGCAGGCTTTCGTCGAATGGATTGAAGCCGGCAACGCCGGAGAGATGACGTACCTGGAGAAGCGCGGGGAGAACGGTGAGTTGCGCCGCGCGTCCGCCAGGAACGCCGCGCCGTGGGCCCGTTCAGTCATCGTCTGCGCGCTGAATTACAACACGCAGAGACCCTATTCAACGCAGGTGCACGATCAGCAGCGCGGATGGATTTCCCGCTATGCCTGGGGCGCCAAGGACTACCACGACGCGCTGATGCCCCGGCTGCTGCAGGTGGAAGCGGCCATCAAGTCGGCAGCGACTGAGCACGGGCTGGACGTGCAGGCGCGAAGCTACGTGGACACCGGGCCGATTGTGGAGCGGGTTTACGCCAAGTACGCCGGCGTGGGATGGATCGGAAAGAACACATGCATCATCCATCAGAAGCTTGGCTCGTGGTTGTTTCTGGGCGTAATCCTGACTTCGCTGGAGCTGGCTGCTGACGTTCCGGCGGCCGACTGCTGCGGCAGTTGCACGCGCTGCATGGACGCTTGCCCCACGGAAGCCATCATTGCGCCAGGCAAGCTGGATGCGCGGCGCTGCATTGCTTATCTCACCATCGAAAAGCGCGGTGAAATTCCCCGAGAGCTGCGCGCGGGCATGGGCCATCACGTGTTCGGTTGCGACATCTGCCAGGACGTCTGTCCGTGGAACAACAAGAGCGGCAACGCGCCGCCGACTTCCCTGCCGGAATTTCAGGCCCGGGAGAAAGTGTTTCATCCGGAGTTGAAGTCATTGGCGCAGATGGACGAAGCAGGCTTTCGAGAAGTGTTACGCGGATCACCGGTGAAACGCGCGAAGTACGCGGGGTTGCGGCGGAATGTGGCCGTCGCTATGGGCAACAGCGGCAATAAGCAATTCATTCCCGATTTGGAGAGAATGGCTGCGGGTGCGGATCCCGTGGTTGCGGAACATGCGCGTTGGGCGATCAAGAAGTTGTCATCGTGA
- a CDS encoding DUF507 family protein: protein MRLSRDKVNKLAHVVADALAELDQVEFLEDRNTIRVEARRILEELMNEEAKIDKAARAKIESQKRTIAEGTQEWDILYRKYYGEEVKKLGI from the coding sequence GTGAGACTTTCCCGCGACAAAGTGAACAAGCTGGCCCACGTGGTCGCCGACGCCCTGGCCGAACTGGACCAGGTGGAGTTCCTGGAAGACCGGAACACCATCCGCGTGGAAGCACGGCGCATCCTGGAAGAACTGATGAACGAAGAAGCCAAGATTGATAAAGCCGCCCGGGCAAAAATTGAAAGCCAGAAGCGCACCATTGCGGAAGGCACCCAGGAATGGGACATCCTGTACCGCAAGTATTACGGCGAGGAAGTCAAAAAGCTGGGGATCTAG
- a CDS encoding DUF507 family protein: MLFSKEYVGYLARQVTQKLVKGEFIEVKEFAPVAEAMNAALLEELQLEDRINDEVRLILEQYDDEMRKAGASYQEMFKKIKNELVKKYKAVL, from the coding sequence ATGCTCTTTTCTAAAGAATATGTCGGGTACCTGGCCCGGCAAGTAACCCAAAAGCTGGTCAAGGGCGAATTCATTGAAGTGAAGGAATTCGCTCCGGTCGCCGAGGCCATGAACGCGGCGCTGCTGGAAGAGCTCCAGCTGGAAGACCGCATTAATGATGAAGTCCGCCTGATCCTGGAGCAATACGACGACGAAATGCGCAAAGCCGGCGCCAGCTACCAGGAGATGTTCAAAAAAATCAAGAACGAACTGGTGAAGAAATACAAGGCGGTGTTGTGA
- a CDS encoding thiol oxidoreductase-like protein, with protein sequence MRLLTLVLSAAAFCLLASSLAVAQLVDNNKAPNPAKAGINKSLADEIGPGRGDLLTPNSSLFIINRDPFRSVRRGRQIFQRKFTRAEGQGPNNHDGVGDITKIGGIGAGLVDSCAGCHGRPRGAAGAGGDVATRPDSRDAPHLFGLGLKEMLADEMTTDLRSIRAQAAIDANKTKHAVTRKLVAKGISFGSITANPDGSFDTSNVDGVNPDLRVRPFFAEGSTISIREFLVGAFKNEMGLEAFDPDMAKASAGGRVVTPSGMVLDGSLDKIDAPPSPEAGADPDGDGITNELPVSLVDHEEFYLLHYFKPAVYRQTEETRKGRRLFDRIGCSSCHVSDLLIEHDRRVADLDTVFDPVRGNFNNLFATATAFIQEVHDNSGFPSIKKPAGGPFLVTNIFTDFKRHDVGPAFYERNYDGSLTKEFLTRPLWGVATTSPYGHDGRSINLHEVILRHGGEAQASRDAYAKLEDQDQERIQAFLNTLVLFPPDDTASTLDPGIRTAPGFPQFGHGSIKLTVLFNDPSDPE encoded by the coding sequence ATGAGACTCTTGACACTCGTCCTGTCAGCAGCAGCATTTTGCTTGCTGGCTTCCTCCCTGGCAGTTGCCCAGTTGGTGGACAATAACAAAGCTCCCAATCCGGCCAAGGCTGGAATCAATAAATCTCTGGCGGATGAAATCGGCCCCGGCCGCGGTGATCTGCTCACGCCCAACTCTTCGCTGTTCATCATCAACCGCGACCCGTTTCGCTCGGTTCGCCGCGGACGCCAGATCTTCCAGCGCAAATTCACACGGGCTGAAGGGCAAGGGCCCAACAACCACGACGGCGTGGGCGATATAACGAAGATCGGCGGCATTGGCGCCGGCCTTGTAGACAGTTGTGCTGGCTGTCACGGTCGTCCGCGCGGTGCTGCCGGAGCCGGTGGCGACGTGGCCACGCGTCCTGACAGCCGCGACGCTCCCCACCTCTTCGGGCTTGGTTTGAAAGAAATGTTGGCCGATGAGATGACCACCGACCTGCGCAGCATTCGCGCTCAGGCCGCGATTGACGCCAACAAAACCAAGCACGCCGTAACGCGCAAGCTTGTCGCCAAAGGCATCTCCTTCGGCTCCATCACCGCCAACCCTGACGGCAGCTTCGATACTTCCAACGTTGATGGCGTGAATCCTGACCTGCGCGTGCGCCCCTTCTTTGCCGAAGGCAGCACCATCTCGATCCGGGAATTCCTGGTTGGCGCGTTCAAGAATGAAATGGGACTGGAAGCCTTTGACCCTGACATGGCCAAGGCCAGCGCCGGTGGTCGCGTAGTCACGCCCTCCGGCATGGTGCTGGATGGTTCGCTGGACAAGATTGACGCGCCGCCGTCCCCGGAAGCCGGCGCGGATCCCGATGGCGACGGCATCACCAACGAACTCCCCGTCAGCCTGGTGGACCACGAAGAGTTCTATCTTCTTCATTACTTCAAGCCCGCGGTTTACAGGCAGACGGAAGAGACCAGGAAAGGCCGCAGGCTGTTCGACAGGATTGGCTGTTCTTCTTGCCACGTGTCTGATCTGCTGATTGAACATGACCGCCGCGTGGCTGACTTGGACACGGTCTTTGATCCGGTCCGCGGTAATTTCAACAATCTGTTTGCCACCGCCACGGCCTTCATTCAAGAAGTCCACGACAACAGCGGTTTCCCCAGCATCAAGAAGCCTGCCGGAGGGCCCTTCCTGGTGACCAACATTTTTACCGACTTCAAGCGGCATGACGTTGGCCCGGCGTTTTACGAACGCAACTATGACGGGTCGCTGACCAAGGAGTTCCTCACGCGTCCGCTGTGGGGCGTGGCCACCACCAGCCCTTACGGGCACGACGGCCGCAGCATCAACCTGCACGAAGTCATCCTGCGTCACGGCGGCGAAGCCCAGGCTTCACGCGACGCCTACGCGAAACTGGAAGACCAAGATCAAGAGCGCATCCAGGCGTTCCTGAATACCTTGGTACTGTTCCCGCCGGACGACACTGCTTCCACCCTTGACCCTGGAATCCGCACCGCTCCTGGGTTTCCGCAATTCGGCCACGGCAGCATTAAACTGACCGTTTTGTTCAACGATCCCAGTGATCCCGAGTAA